Proteins encoded by one window of Phenylobacterium soli:
- a CDS encoding DUF1993 domain-containing protein, whose translation MKADLYASSVGVYTRGLATAERVLEKAEAHAKASGMSEAAMLDSRLAPDMFPLRRQIMTVCDFAKQVPSRLLGLPLPEQLTGELSLAELRAEIAKAKDFLAGLKPEQFAGRDEAPVTFSIGQDITLPAAQYALGFGLMNFTFHMSMAYAIARHLGADIGKRDLFAGGL comes from the coding sequence ATGAAGGCCGATCTCTACGCCAGCTCCGTCGGGGTCTACACGCGGGGCCTAGCCACCGCCGAGCGCGTGCTCGAGAAGGCGGAGGCCCACGCCAAGGCCAGCGGCATGAGCGAGGCGGCGATGCTCGATTCGCGCCTGGCGCCTGACATGTTCCCGCTGCGCCGCCAGATCATGACGGTCTGCGATTTCGCCAAGCAGGTGCCTTCGCGCCTCCTCGGCCTGCCGCTGCCCGAGCAGCTGACGGGGGAACTGTCCCTGGCCGAGCTGCGCGCCGAGATCGCCAAGGCGAAGGACTTCCTCGCCGGCCTGAAGCCCGAGCAGTTCGCGGGGCGCGACGAGGCGCCGGTGACCTTCTCCATCGGCCAGGACATCACCCTGCCGGCCGCCCAGTACGCCCTGGGCTTCGGCCTGATGAACTTCACCTTCCACATGTCCATGGCCTACGCCATCGCCCGCCACCTCGGCGCGGACATCGGCAAGCGCGACCTGTTCGCCGGCGGACTCTAG
- a CDS encoding aspartate carbamoyltransferase catalytic subunit — protein MTSAPPGLNEVLQRTFAFPKRHFLSVTDLNEVEVASLLDLADGFVSLNRQTSKKLDLLKGRTLMNLFFENSTRTQSSFELAGKRLGADVVNMSPRSSSISKGETLIDTAVTLNAMQPDLLVVRHSSSGAASLLSQKVTCSVINAGDGQHEHPTQALLDALSMRRAFGRIAGLKVAICGDILHSRVARSNIALLQMLGAEVRLVGPPTLMPSEAARWNVAIHHDLRKGIAGADVVMMLRLQLERMDGVLAPSQREYFRFWGLDREKLAHAAPGVRVMHPGPMNRGVEIDSEVADDLAVSLIQDQVEMGVAARMAVLTSLAHRLENDR, from the coding sequence ATGACCAGCGCGCCGCCCGGCCTGAATGAGGTCCTGCAGAGGACCTTCGCCTTCCCGAAGCGCCATTTCCTTTCCGTGACCGACCTGAACGAGGTGGAGGTGGCGAGCCTCCTCGACCTCGCCGACGGCTTCGTCAGCCTCAACCGCCAGACCTCGAAGAAGCTCGACCTCCTCAAGGGTCGCACGCTGATGAACCTGTTCTTCGAGAACTCGACGCGGACCCAGAGCTCCTTCGAACTGGCGGGCAAGCGGCTCGGCGCCGACGTGGTCAACATGAGCCCCCGCTCCTCCTCGATCTCCAAGGGCGAGACCCTGATCGACACGGCGGTGACGCTCAACGCCATGCAGCCCGACCTGCTGGTCGTGCGCCATTCCTCCTCCGGCGCGGCCTCCCTGCTGTCGCAGAAGGTCACCTGCTCGGTAATCAACGCCGGCGACGGCCAGCACGAACACCCGACCCAGGCCCTGCTCGACGCCCTGTCCATGCGCCGCGCCTTCGGCCGGATCGCAGGGCTGAAGGTCGCCATCTGCGGCGACATCCTGCACAGCCGCGTGGCGCGCTCGAACATCGCCCTGCTGCAGATGCTGGGCGCCGAGGTCCGGCTGGTCGGTCCGCCGACCCTGATGCCCAGCGAAGCCGCACGCTGGAACGTCGCCATTCACCACGACCTCAGGAAGGGCATCGCCGGGGCCGACGTCGTCATGATGCTCCGCCTGCAGCTCGAGCGGATGGACGGCGTGCTCGCCCCCTCGCAGCGCGAATACTTCCGCTTCTGGGGCCTCGACCGCGAGAAGCTGGCCCACGCCGCGCCGGGCGTGCGGGTGATGCATCCGGGCCCGATGAACCGCGGCGTCGAGATCGATTCCGAGGTGGCCGACGACCTGGCCGTCAGCCTGATCCAGGACCAGGTGGAGATGGGCGTGGCGGCCCGCATGGCGGTGCTGACCTCCCTGGCCCACCGGCTGGAGAACGACCGATGA
- the pyrC gene encoding dihydroorotase codes for MSGRPLAFVNARLVDPATDYDGPGAVIVTEGVIADVVKGADPGKLSTDVEVIDAAGALLMPGLVDIRVKTGEPGAETKETLKSAARAAAAGGVTTIVVQPDTHPTVDEPSVVDFILRRARDIELVKVLPAGAATKGCEGQRMAEIGLMAEAGCVYITDADRPIVDSKVFQRVLNYGKAFGVLVAHRPADPWLAKGAAATSGEFASRMGLPSVPVVAEKIMLERDLALAELTGAPLLVDQLTTACALESFKRAKDRGLKVTATASINHLSFNEIDIGDYRTFCKLDPPLRSEDDRQAVIEAVASGLVEVIVSAHAPAPPEEKRLPYDEAAPGAVGLETLLPALLAFHHEGRIPLMKLIRAVTAAPAELLGLPQGRLAKGAPADLVLVNPNTPVVIDADKLTSKSKNSPFDGRRLQGKVLMTVADGRVVYRA; via the coding sequence ATGAGCGGCCGTCCCCTCGCCTTCGTGAACGCCCGCCTCGTCGACCCGGCCACGGACTACGACGGCCCGGGCGCGGTGATCGTCACCGAGGGCGTCATCGCCGACGTGGTCAAGGGCGCCGACCCGGGCAAGCTCTCCACGGACGTCGAGGTGATCGACGCGGCCGGCGCGCTGCTGATGCCCGGCCTGGTGGACATCCGCGTGAAGACCGGCGAGCCGGGCGCGGAGACCAAGGAGACGCTGAAGTCCGCCGCCCGCGCCGCGGCCGCCGGCGGGGTCACCACCATCGTCGTCCAGCCGGACACCCATCCCACCGTCGACGAGCCCTCGGTGGTCGATTTCATCCTGCGCCGGGCGCGGGACATCGAGCTGGTCAAGGTGCTGCCGGCCGGCGCGGCGACCAAGGGCTGCGAAGGCCAGCGCATGGCCGAGATCGGCCTGATGGCCGAGGCCGGCTGCGTCTACATCACCGACGCCGACCGGCCGATCGTCGACTCCAAGGTGTTCCAGCGCGTGCTGAACTACGGCAAGGCGTTCGGCGTGCTGGTGGCGCACCGCCCGGCCGATCCGTGGCTGGCCAAGGGGGCCGCGGCGACGAGCGGCGAGTTCGCCTCGCGCATGGGGCTGCCGAGCGTGCCGGTGGTGGCCGAGAAGATCATGCTGGAGCGCGACCTCGCCCTGGCCGAGCTCACCGGCGCGCCGCTGCTCGTCGACCAGCTCACCACCGCCTGCGCCCTGGAGAGCTTCAAGCGCGCCAAGGACCGCGGCCTGAAGGTCACCGCCACGGCTTCGATCAACCACCTGTCGTTCAACGAGATCGACATCGGCGACTACCGCACCTTCTGCAAGCTCGACCCGCCCCTGCGGAGCGAGGACGACCGCCAGGCGGTGATCGAGGCGGTGGCCAGCGGCCTCGTCGAGGTGATCGTCTCGGCCCACGCCCCGGCCCCGCCGGAGGAAAAGCGCCTGCCCTACGACGAGGCGGCGCCCGGCGCGGTCGGCCTCGAGACCCTCCTGCCCGCCCTGCTCGCCTTCCACCACGAGGGGCGCATCCCGCTGATGAAGCTGATCCGCGCGGTGACCGCCGCGCCGGCCGAGCTGCTGGGCCTGCCGCAGGGCCGCCTCGCCAAGGGCGCGCCGGCCGACCTCGTCCTCGTCAATCCGAACACCCCGGTGGTGATCGACGCCGACAAGCTGACGTCGAAATCCAAGAACTCGCCCTTCGACGGCCGCCGGCTGCAGGGCAAGGTGCTGATGACCGTCGCCGACGGACGGGTGGTCTACCGCGCCTGA
- a CDS encoding ArsR/SmtB family transcription factor: MSVVPALKALGNERRLQILEWLKDPRAHFRPQVDGDLVDDGVCAVLIAEKLGVSQPTLSEHMRILVDAGLVRPKRIKQWTFYRRDEAAIAALKTALTADL; encoded by the coding sequence ATGTCCGTCGTCCCCGCCCTCAAGGCGCTCGGCAACGAGCGCCGCCTGCAGATCCTCGAGTGGCTGAAGGATCCGCGCGCCCATTTCCGGCCGCAGGTCGACGGCGACCTCGTCGACGACGGCGTCTGCGCCGTGCTGATCGCCGAGAAGCTGGGCGTCAGCCAGCCCACCCTTTCCGAGCACATGCGGATCCTGGTCGACGCGGGGCTCGTGAGGCCCAAACGGATCAAGCAGTGGACCTTCTACCGCCGCGACGAGGCGGCCATCGCCGCCCTTAAGACCGCCCTTACCGCCGACCTCTAG
- the plsY gene encoding glycerol-3-phosphate 1-O-acyltransferase PlsY, which produces MQMFEGLSFIQVAVALAGGYLLGSIPFGVITTRLGGAPDLRSIGSGNIGATNVLRTGRKDLAAITLLGDGGKGAVAVLIAWLATQDNTLQAQSVMTALAGGAAFLGHLFPVWLGFKGGKGVATFFGTLLAAAWPVGMLAGATWLLMAFVFRFSSLASLTAAALAPVYVFVVGRPTPIAYLGLFMAILIYVRHTQNIRRLLRGEEPRIGQSKRAEAGAES; this is translated from the coding sequence ATCCAGATGTTCGAGGGCTTGAGTTTCATCCAGGTCGCGGTCGCCCTGGCAGGCGGCTATCTCCTGGGCTCGATCCCCTTCGGGGTGATCACCACCAGGCTCGGCGGCGCGCCCGACCTGCGCTCGATCGGCTCAGGCAACATCGGAGCGACCAATGTGCTCCGCACCGGCCGCAAGGACCTGGCCGCCATTACCCTGCTGGGCGACGGCGGCAAGGGCGCGGTGGCGGTGCTGATCGCCTGGCTGGCAACCCAGGACAACACCTTGCAGGCGCAGTCGGTGATGACGGCCCTGGCCGGCGGCGCGGCGTTCCTCGGCCATCTCTTCCCGGTGTGGCTCGGCTTCAAGGGCGGCAAGGGCGTGGCGACCTTCTTCGGCACCCTGCTGGCCGCCGCCTGGCCGGTCGGGATGCTGGCGGGCGCGACCTGGCTGCTGATGGCCTTCGTCTTCCGGTTCTCCTCGCTCGCGTCCCTCACGGCCGCGGCCCTGGCGCCGGTCTATGTCTTCGTGGTCGGCCGGCCGACGCCGATCGCCTACCTCGGTCTCTTCATGGCCATCCTGATCTACGTGCGGCACACCCAGAACATCCGCCGCCTGCTGCGCGGCGAGGAACCCCGGATCGGCCAGTCCAAGAGGGCCGAGGCGGGAGCCGAGTCCTGA
- the dprA gene encoding DNA-processing protein DprA, with product MSGALPPAERIAWLRLARTENVGPVTFRELVRRYGGPAEALEALPELARRGGRVAGIRVPTTAEIEDELAAGERIGARLLCACEAAFPRQLAAVVPPPPVLWARGDTAVLDRSGVAIVGARVASAAGQRFARGLAADLGQAGLVVISGLARGIDGAAHEGSLATGTVAVLAGGVDDVYPPEHAGLYERIVAQGCVVSENEPGRSATARDFPRRNRIISGLSRAVVVVEAELRSGSLITARLAAEQGREVLAVPGSPLDPRAKGTNDLIRQGAAICEGAEDVLRTLETLPGLEAPEADPFRHDHAAGEPDAALRGQVAALLSPTPVSRDELVRATGAAPSLVFAAVVELALAGRAELMPGGMVVAA from the coding sequence CTGAGCGGAGCCCTGCCGCCGGCCGAACGGATCGCCTGGCTGAGGCTGGCGCGCACCGAGAACGTCGGGCCCGTCACCTTCCGCGAGCTGGTCCGCCGCTACGGCGGCCCGGCCGAGGCGCTGGAGGCACTGCCCGAGCTCGCCCGCCGCGGCGGGCGGGTGGCCGGGATCCGCGTGCCGACGACCGCGGAGATCGAGGACGAGCTGGCGGCCGGCGAGCGGATCGGCGCGAGGCTGCTCTGCGCCTGCGAAGCCGCCTTCCCCCGCCAGCTCGCCGCCGTCGTTCCGCCGCCGCCGGTGCTCTGGGCGCGTGGCGACACCGCGGTGCTCGACCGGTCCGGCGTGGCCATCGTCGGCGCCAGGGTCGCATCGGCGGCCGGGCAGCGCTTCGCCCGCGGCCTCGCGGCCGACCTCGGCCAGGCGGGCCTCGTGGTGATCTCGGGCCTGGCCCGCGGCATCGACGGCGCGGCGCATGAGGGCTCGCTCGCCACCGGCACGGTGGCGGTCCTCGCCGGCGGCGTGGACGACGTCTATCCGCCGGAGCACGCAGGGCTCTACGAGCGCATCGTGGCCCAGGGCTGCGTGGTCTCGGAGAACGAGCCGGGCCGCAGCGCCACCGCCCGCGACTTCCCCCGCCGCAACCGGATCATCTCCGGCCTCTCGCGCGCCGTGGTGGTGGTCGAGGCCGAGTTGCGCTCCGGATCGCTGATCACCGCCCGCCTCGCCGCCGAACAGGGCCGCGAGGTGCTGGCCGTGCCCGGCTCGCCCCTCGATCCGAGGGCGAAGGGGACCAACGACCTGATCCGCCAGGGCGCGGCGATCTGCGAGGGCGCCGAGGACGTCCTGCGGACGCTGGAGACCCTGCCCGGCCTGGAGGCGCCCGAGGCCGACCCGTTCCGCCACGACCACGCGGCCGGCGAGCCCGACGCGGCGCTGCGCGGGCAGGTGGCCGCCCTCCTCTCCCCGACGCCGGTGTCGCGCGACGAGCTGGTGCGGGCCACCGGCGCCGCACCCAGCCTGGTGTTCGCCGCCGTGGTCGAGCTTGCCCTCGCCGGCCGCGCCGAGCTCATGCCCGGCGGCATGGTGGTGGCCGCCTAG
- a CDS encoding enoyl-CoA hydratase, translating into MAAIDTGTKDLIADLDEGVLTITLNRPEARNAMSGEMNDALAQQLAWAELAREVKVVVLTGAGQGFCAGGDVKGMNSRNQGGGAPLSIDEQIHRQRVNQRATSGKLFKMPKPTIAALPGAAAGAGLALALACDLRVMASSAIMTTAFAKVGFSGDYGGTYFLTQLVGAAKARELYYLSDRVSAEEALRLGLANWVVAPDELQAKTREIALRLAKGPTVAYRYMKENLNRAMAGDWDDCLDLEATHHVHLAQTEDHKEAARAFVEKREPKFVGR; encoded by the coding sequence ATGGCCGCCATCGACACCGGCACGAAGGACCTCATCGCCGACCTGGACGAGGGCGTGCTGACGATCACCCTCAACCGCCCCGAGGCGCGCAACGCCATGAGCGGGGAGATGAACGACGCCCTGGCGCAGCAGCTCGCCTGGGCCGAGCTGGCGCGGGAGGTGAAGGTCGTGGTGCTGACCGGCGCGGGCCAGGGCTTCTGCGCCGGCGGCGACGTGAAGGGCATGAACAGCCGCAACCAGGGCGGCGGGGCGCCGCTCTCGATCGACGAGCAGATCCACCGCCAGCGGGTCAACCAGCGCGCCACCTCGGGCAAGCTGTTCAAGATGCCCAAGCCGACCATCGCGGCCCTGCCGGGCGCGGCGGCGGGCGCCGGCCTCGCCCTGGCGCTGGCCTGCGACCTGCGCGTCATGGCCTCCAGCGCGATCATGACCACCGCCTTCGCCAAGGTCGGCTTCTCCGGCGACTACGGCGGCACCTATTTCCTGACCCAGCTCGTCGGCGCCGCCAAGGCGCGCGAGCTCTACTATCTCTCCGACCGGGTCTCGGCCGAGGAAGCCCTGCGGCTCGGCCTCGCCAACTGGGTCGTGGCGCCCGACGAGCTCCAGGCGAAGACCCGCGAGATCGCCCTGCGGCTCGCGAAGGGTCCGACCGTCGCCTACCGCTACATGAAGGAGAACCTCAACCGGGCCATGGCCGGCGACTGGGATGACTGCCTCGACCTCGAGGCGACCCATCACGTCCACCTCGCCCAGACCGAGGATCACAAGGAGGCCGCCCGCGCCTTCGTCGAGAAGCGCGAGCCGAAGTTCGTCGGCCGCTAG
- a CDS encoding VOC family protein: MRLRQVALVGRDLAAIRQDITEVLGLGGAYADPGVGKYGLANQVWPIGDTFLEVVSPTQDGTTAGRLLDKRGGDGGYMAIFQTDDLAADRARIAKAGVRVVDQMDRGGASFTHLHPKDVPGAIVSVDAMEPKERWEWGGPDWRDNVRTDSAVEIRGAEVQGEDPAAMSERWAQVLACPREQTADGWRLVTEGGEIRFTPLKDARGEGLTAFDVAVRDPAAVRARAKVRGCVDQAGEVVLCGTRVRLVQA; this comes from the coding sequence ATGCGCCTTCGGCAGGTGGCCCTGGTGGGCCGGGATCTGGCCGCCATTCGCCAGGACATCACCGAGGTGCTGGGGCTGGGTGGGGCCTATGCCGACCCGGGCGTCGGCAAGTACGGCCTCGCGAACCAGGTCTGGCCGATCGGCGACACCTTCCTAGAGGTGGTCTCGCCGACCCAGGACGGCACCACGGCCGGCCGCCTGCTCGACAAGCGCGGCGGCGACGGCGGCTACATGGCCATCTTCCAGACCGACGACCTCGCGGCCGACCGCGCGCGGATCGCCAAGGCCGGTGTGCGGGTGGTCGACCAGATGGACCGGGGCGGCGCGAGCTTCACCCACCTGCACCCCAAGGACGTGCCGGGCGCCATCGTCTCGGTGGACGCCATGGAGCCGAAGGAACGCTGGGAATGGGGCGGTCCGGACTGGCGCGACAACGTCAGGACCGACAGCGCGGTGGAGATCCGCGGCGCCGAGGTGCAGGGCGAGGACCCGGCCGCCATGTCGGAGCGCTGGGCGCAGGTGCTCGCCTGTCCGCGCGAGCAGACCGCCGACGGCTGGCGGCTGGTCACCGAGGGCGGCGAGATCCGCTTCACCCCGCTGAAGGACGCCCGCGGCGAGGGACTCACCGCCTTCGACGTCGCGGTGCGCGATCCCGCGGCGGTGCGCGCCCGGGCCAAGGTCCGGGGCTGCGTCGATCAGGCCGGCGAGGTGGTGCTCTGCGGGACGCGGGTGCGCCTCGTTCAGGCGTAG
- a CDS encoding DUF899 family protein, whose protein sequence is MDAKVQTLVAAQTLARENPVRIANESAEYRAARTALLAEEIELRRHIEKVAAMRRALPPGGAVTGDYRFEGEEGFVDLADLFNERGTLITYSYMFGPERERPCPMCTNMLDAWDGVADSVGQHASLAVIARSPYAKLAAWKRERGWKHLRLYSDLTGAYSRDYLALAPDGSDIPAMNVFTRRDGTIRHFWSGEMTGSTADPGQDPRGAPDPSPLWAVLDLTPEGRPPTWYPSLSYA, encoded by the coding sequence ATGGACGCCAAGGTCCAGACGCTGGTCGCAGCACAGACGCTCGCACGCGAGAACCCGGTCCGGATCGCCAATGAAAGCGCCGAGTACCGGGCCGCGCGCACCGCCTTGCTGGCCGAGGAGATCGAACTCCGCCGCCATATCGAGAAGGTCGCCGCCATGCGTCGGGCCCTGCCGCCCGGCGGCGCGGTGACGGGCGACTATCGCTTCGAGGGTGAGGAGGGGTTCGTCGACCTCGCCGACCTCTTCAACGAGCGCGGGACCCTCATCACCTACAGCTACATGTTCGGGCCCGAGCGAGAGCGCCCGTGTCCGATGTGCACCAACATGCTCGACGCCTGGGACGGCGTCGCCGACAGCGTCGGCCAGCACGCCTCGCTGGCCGTCATCGCCCGGTCGCCCTACGCCAAGCTGGCGGCCTGGAAGCGCGAGCGCGGCTGGAAGCATCTGCGGCTCTACAGCGACCTGACGGGCGCCTATTCGCGCGACTACCTGGCGCTGGCTCCCGACGGCAGCGACATCCCGGCGATGAACGTCTTCACGCGGCGCGACGGGACGATCCGCCACTTCTGGTCCGGCGAGATGACCGGCTCCACGGCAGACCCCGGCCAGGATCCGCGCGGCGCGCCCGATCCGTCGCCCCTGTGGGCGGTGCTCGACCTGACACCCGAAGGGCGGCCGCCGACCTGGTACCCGAGCCTGTCCTACGCCTGA
- a CDS encoding SDR family NAD(P)-dependent oxidoreductase produces MSLAGRVALVSGASRGVGRAIALALAEDGADVAVNYRREAAEAEAVVKAIEAMGRRAKAYQASVDDYAQDKAMVDQAVADFGRIDILVHNAGIASRGQSVVDTDPTEPQRLFATHAQAAHHLAALCVPHMRQNPRGDVVVISSVATLSHAANGAPYNMAKAALEALALTLMKEERGNGIYVNIVAPGLVDTDMGQRLAKAAMGAADIHMLDKNMPFGHVCQPEEVASVVRFLVSPANTYVTGEKINVHGGGQR; encoded by the coding sequence ATGTCGCTGGCCGGTCGAGTGGCGCTGGTGTCGGGCGCGAGCCGCGGGGTGGGACGGGCGATAGCCCTGGCGCTCGCCGAGGACGGGGCGGACGTCGCCGTCAACTATCGCCGTGAGGCGGCCGAGGCCGAGGCGGTGGTCAAGGCCATCGAGGCCATGGGCCGCCGGGCCAAGGCCTACCAGGCCTCGGTGGACGACTACGCCCAGGACAAGGCCATGGTCGACCAGGCGGTCGCCGACTTCGGCCGCATTGACATCCTGGTGCACAACGCCGGCATCGCCAGCCGCGGCCAGTCGGTGGTCGACACCGATCCCACCGAGCCGCAACGCCTGTTCGCCACCCACGCCCAGGCGGCCCACCACCTGGCGGCGCTCTGCGTGCCGCATATGCGCCAGAACCCGCGTGGCGACGTGGTGGTGATCTCCTCGGTGGCGACGCTGAGCCACGCCGCCAACGGCGCGCCCTACAACATGGCCAAGGCCGCCCTCGAAGCCCTGGCGCTCACCCTGATGAAGGAAGAGCGGGGCAACGGCATCTATGTGAACATCGTCGCCCCCGGCCTCGTGGACACCGACATGGGCCAGCGGCTGGCCAAGGCGGCCATGGGCGCGGCCGATATCCACATGCTCGACAAGAACATGCCCTTCGGCCACGTCTGCCAGCCCGAAGAGGTGGCCAGCGTCGTCCGCTTCCTGGTCTCGCCGGCCAACACCTACGTCACCGGCGAGAAGATCAACGTCCACGGCGGCGGCCAGCGCTAG
- the topA gene encoding type I DNA topoisomerase — MNVVVVESPAKAKTINKYLGSGYKVLASYGHVRDLPAKDGSVRPDEDFAMSWDVDGKAAKRLAEIADAAKGADRLILATDPDREGEAISWHVLEILRQKKALKDLPAERVVFNAITRTAVTEAMANPRQIDMELVDAYLARRALDYLVGFTLSPVLWRKLPGSRSAGRVQSVALRLVVDRELEIEAFRTQEYWTVEGEVSAGGDPFTARLVKHEGKRLSKFDLGNEASAFAARDAVKAASFKVAAVEKKPAKRSPPPPFTTSTLQQEAARKLGFNAQRTMQAAQKLYEGVDIGGETVGLITYMRTDGVQTAPEALDEARSVIGGIYGKDYVPEKPRFYSTKAKNAQEAHEAIRPTSLARNPGRLRLEGDLGRLYELIWKRMIASQMEAARIERTTIDLDSADGKTGLRATGQVVLFDGYLAVYEEGRDDPEDEEGGRLPQVREGAEARVISAKADQHFTEPPPRYSEASLVKKMEELGIGRPSTYASILERLRDRNYVRMDKNRFVPEDQGRLVTVFLEQFFGKYVEYDFTADLEEKLDLVSAGDLDWKVLLREFWADFNAKVGQMGELRTREVLDSLDEVLGPYMFPPNEDGSDPRACPKCGTGRLGLKLSRSNPFIGCSNYPECRYTRPFGTAEDGEAGDERELGVDPETGMTVFLKAGRFGPYVQLGEGEKPKRSSLPKGWTPAAMDLEKALRLLRLPREVGAHPEDGQPILAGIGRYGPFVQHNGVYANLSGVDEVFEVGLNRAVAVLAEKKAAASARRGGEPTALKDLGAHPADGQPIKVLAGRYGPYVKHGSTNATIPKGKDPAELTLEEAVALIAEREAKGGGKKPARGKKAAAKKPAAKKAAPKKKAKADA, encoded by the coding sequence ATGAACGTCGTCGTCGTCGAGAGCCCGGCCAAGGCCAAGACCATCAACAAGTACCTGGGCTCGGGCTACAAGGTCCTGGCGTCCTACGGTCACGTCCGCGACCTGCCGGCCAAGGACGGCTCGGTGCGTCCGGACGAGGACTTCGCCATGTCCTGGGACGTGGACGGCAAGGCGGCCAAGCGGCTGGCCGAGATCGCCGACGCGGCCAAGGGCGCCGACCGCCTGATCCTCGCCACCGACCCCGACCGCGAGGGCGAGGCGATCAGCTGGCACGTGCTGGAGATCCTGCGCCAGAAGAAGGCGCTGAAGGACCTGCCGGCCGAGCGCGTGGTGTTCAACGCCATCACCCGCACCGCCGTGACCGAGGCCATGGCCAACCCGCGCCAGATCGACATGGAGCTGGTCGACGCCTACCTGGCGCGCCGGGCCCTCGATTATCTGGTGGGCTTCACCCTCTCGCCGGTGCTGTGGCGCAAGCTACCGGGCTCGCGCTCGGCCGGCCGCGTGCAGTCCGTCGCCCTGAGGCTCGTGGTCGACCGCGAGCTGGAGATCGAGGCCTTCCGCACCCAGGAATACTGGACGGTCGAAGGCGAGGTTTCCGCCGGCGGCGATCCCTTCACGGCCCGCCTCGTCAAGCACGAGGGCAAGCGGCTCTCCAAGTTCGACCTCGGCAACGAGGCCTCGGCCTTCGCGGCGCGCGACGCGGTCAAGGCCGCGAGCTTCAAGGTCGCCGCCGTCGAGAAGAAGCCGGCCAAGCGCTCGCCGCCGCCGCCCTTCACCACCTCGACCCTGCAGCAGGAGGCGGCCCGCAAGCTCGGCTTCAACGCCCAGCGGACCATGCAGGCGGCGCAGAAGCTCTACGAGGGTGTCGACATCGGCGGCGAGACCGTCGGCCTGATCACCTACATGCGGACCGACGGCGTGCAGACCGCGCCCGAAGCCCTCGACGAGGCGCGCTCGGTGATCGGCGGCATCTACGGCAAGGACTATGTGCCGGAGAAGCCGCGGTTCTATTCGACCAAGGCCAAGAACGCCCAGGAGGCGCACGAGGCGATCCGCCCGACGAGCCTGGCCCGCAACCCCGGCCGCCTGCGGCTGGAGGGCGACCTCGGCCGCCTCTACGAGCTGATCTGGAAGCGGATGATCGCCTCCCAGATGGAGGCCGCGCGCATCGAGCGCACGACCATCGACCTCGACAGCGCGGACGGGAAGACCGGCCTGCGCGCCACCGGCCAGGTGGTGCTGTTCGACGGCTACCTCGCCGTTTACGAGGAAGGCCGCGACGATCCGGAAGACGAGGAAGGCGGCCGCCTGCCGCAGGTGCGCGAGGGCGCCGAGGCGCGGGTCATCTCCGCCAAGGCCGACCAGCACTTCACCGAGCCGCCGCCGCGCTACTCCGAAGCCAGCCTGGTCAAGAAGATGGAGGAGCTCGGCATCGGGCGGCCCTCCACCTACGCCTCGATCCTCGAGCGCCTGCGCGACCGCAACTACGTCCGCATGGACAAGAACCGTTTCGTGCCGGAGGACCAGGGCCGGCTGGTGACGGTCTTCCTCGAGCAGTTCTTCGGCAAGTACGTGGAGTACGACTTCACCGCCGACCTCGAGGAGAAGCTCGACCTCGTCTCGGCGGGCGACCTCGACTGGAAGGTGCTGCTCCGCGAGTTCTGGGCCGACTTCAACGCCAAGGTCGGCCAGATGGGCGAGCTGCGCACCCGCGAGGTGCTGGACTCGCTCGACGAGGTCCTCGGCCCCTACATGTTCCCGCCCAACGAGGACGGCAGCGATCCGCGCGCCTGTCCCAAGTGCGGCACGGGGCGTCTGGGCCTGAAGCTCTCCCGCTCGAACCCATTCATCGGCTGCTCCAACTATCCGGAGTGCCGCTACACCCGTCCCTTCGGCACGGCCGAGGACGGCGAGGCCGGCGACGAGCGCGAGCTCGGCGTCGATCCGGAGACCGGCATGACGGTCTTCCTCAAGGCCGGCCGCTTCGGGCCCTACGTCCAGCTCGGCGAGGGCGAGAAGCCCAAGCGCTCCAGCCTGCCCAAGGGCTGGACCCCGGCGGCCATGGACCTCGAGAAGGCGCTGCGCCTGCTGCGCCTGCCGCGCGAGGTGGGCGCCCACCCGGAGGACGGCCAGCCGATCCTGGCCGGGATCGGCCGCTACGGGCCCTTCGTGCAGCACAACGGCGTCTACGCGAACCTCTCCGGCGTCGACGAGGTCTTCGAGGTCGGCCTCAACCGGGCCGTCGCCGTGCTGGCCGAGAAGAAGGCGGCGGCCAGCGCCCGCCGCGGCGGCGAGCCGACCGCGCTGAAGGACCTCGGCGCCCACCCCGCCGACGGCCAGCCGATCAAGGTGCTGGCCGGCCGCTACGGGCCCTACGTCAAGCACGGCTCGACCAACGCCACGATCCCGAAGGGCAAGGACCCGGCCGAGCTGACCCTCGAGGAGGCCGTGGCCCTGATCGCCGAGCGCGAGGCCAAGGGCGGCGGCAAGAAGCCCGCCCGCGGCAAGAAGGCGGCGGCCAAGAAGCCGGCCGCCAAGAAGGCCGCGCCGAAGAAAAAGGCCAAGGCCGACGCCTGA